In the genome of Synergistaceae bacterium, the window AATCTTAACCATTGGCGATGCCCTCAAAGTCAGGAAAGCGCTGGAAGCCGTAGCAGAAGGCCATAAGGCAGGGCTGGAGGTATAACCTCTGATCTCTGTCTCCCCAGGTCGGGGGCCTGAGGGGTATCACACGGCTGGGATCACAATACCGAATAGACAAACAGAACAGGCTGCCTGATCGATATAAGCAGCCTGTTCCTGTTTCATCCGGATATTACCTGTTGCTATTTATGCTTCTCTGACAAAAGAGTGCCGCCGCTTCCGATGTTATCCATGCTGTTCTCCCTGATCAAAATCTGAAACGCCTGCTCAGGTATGCCTAACACTTCCTTTGAAACCTGTGTCAGCTTCGCCACAAGCTCAGCCTTCTTTTCTTTGGGTAGCACCGGTCCGTCAAATTGTATAATCGGCATGTTGTCACCTTCTTTCATAGATCGATTTTTATCGGACAGCCACTACGCTTTCCCCCGGGAAAGCAATCTGAACCTTAAAAAATACATATAGAACCGCACGATGAATAGCAAAGGCAAGCCCTTTAAAGGGTATGATCAAAATCACCACAAATCAAGCCATATCTATTAAAGAAGACTATAATGGCAAACATTATAGCATATAATATCAATAATAGCGACGTACATCGGGCCGGTGATGCGGACAAAAACTAGTGTCTTGACATTGTGGGGTACTTTAGTTTATTGTTCGCTGTATAATGATGAGTTTTTTAAATGATTTGGAAACTGAATATATTAATGGCTTTGCACATGAAATCTGTCACAGCATTCCGAAATATGGCAAAGCGAGGTGCCTGACAAATGAAAATCAATAATGATATTTTAAAAAAACAACGGGCGTTCACTATTGTGGAAATGCTTATAACCATAATTATAATAGGTATTGTTGCCGGGATATTGATCCTTTCTGCGTATGCTTTTATCGAAAAAGCGAAAGAAACTGAATGCTCTGGCGAGCGAAGGCAGATCACAGCGGCATATACGATTGAAAAATACACT includes:
- a CDS encoding 4-oxalocrotonate tautomerase family protein, with amino-acid sequence MPIIQFDGPVLPKEKKAELVAKLTQVSKEVLGIPEQAFQILIRENSMDNIGSGGTLLSEKHK